One Arachis hypogaea cultivar Tifrunner chromosome 18, arahy.Tifrunner.gnm2.J5K5, whole genome shotgun sequence genomic window, ctatcccattcatgtacttagccagttcttgtcagctcctcgtactactcactatgcgacagttcttcgcattcttcgctacatcaaaggcactttatttcatggcctttatttttctgcccattcctctttgacccttcaggcatactccgatgctgattgggctggtgatcccacttatcgtcgttctactactggttactgtttgtttcttggcgtgctaagaagcaaacgttcactgctcgctcaagcaccgaagctgagtaccgtgccctcgctgacaccactgctgaggttatctcgattcgttggcttctcaaagatttgggtgctcctcagtcatcccctactgatgttttttgtgacaaccgcagtgctattcagattgctcATAATGATAtctttcatgaacgcaccaaacacattgagattaaTTGTCACTTTGTTaggcaacgtatccttattgatgctgttcgtctcattgctgttggaacactggatcagactgctgatatcttcacgaaagctcatcacccgactcgttttcggattttgttatccaaactcaagttggtatccttagctcccacttgagtttgaggggggatattagagaatcattagagaatcattagaatcattttagatcagttagtatcgtttatatttttatagtatatctgtgtattaattgtaggattttatacctttattactttgattcttctggcacctatatataccccttgtatattgtactttcACATCACAGAGACTAACAGAACTGATGAGCTGGAGGGAGACACTGCGGCCTAAGAAAGCGGTGAGGGCGTCAACGGTGGAGCCAATGACGTTGATGCCGGTGCCAATGAGGCCTCCGATGTTGGCGGTGGCAGCAATATCAGTAAAGGTGTCAACGTCCAGGACATTCTTGCGCATCAAGACCACAGTCCCTTTGATCTTGTGGCCTCGGTTGAGCATTATTCCGGCTACCCCTGAAAACATCTTTGAAGTTTGAACTGTATGAAGATTtcagaaggaggaggaggatgaggaaAGCAAGATTGATAGGCACTGGTGTTTATGGCGGGAAATGATCATGCATGCAAGTGCTAGGTGTCAAACACACTTGATGCATAAGAGGATAAGATAAGAAGCACTTGCCATGCCCTACGCATGCAATAATAAACAATTCTATTTCTCATTGGGAATTGTTTTCCAACCCATAGTGCAAAATTGTTTTACGTAGAGATTcacatttaatatatatattgggTGTTAATTTTGTCCCGTTCTTTGGGTGGCCTCAGACCTCAGTATCAGTATGATCCCAACTTATTATCCTCTGTTGAATTTCTTAATAAAACTTTTCATTGTGTGAATACAGACAATATGCTGATCTTCGTGTTCTCTTCACAATGATCTTTGCTACGTTTTGCATTTTACGTGATGCACGTGTAACTGGAGCCGCGAATGATTGAAATCATTCAAACGCTGTATCCAGAAATCATGCTCTTGTAAAAAGTAAAACCAACCTCCATAATATTTCCTCATAATCCTTTACAATCGTACCAAggcaaaagaaaaagtaaaaaggcaGGGGTCAATGTCAAAAGTTGTTGACCGGTATATATAAGTAAATTTGAATTTTCCTTACTAAGATGGGGAAATTAAGGTTTTTAACACACTGAATTCTCTGCCATAACCATTAAACAGAGCGTTTCCTGTGTcctctaagtttttttttttttttttaatttaatatttgttcGTGGGAAATACTGCAATGTGCAATAGTTCTAGACAAACTATGCTGCGGATCTCGCATAATAAATATAGGGCACGAGTTTAACGCCAATACAATGTGCTACTAAATATTCTTGATGGCATGCTAGAACCACGTCGTATATGTACTTAAGTAGCCAAATCAAATCTCAGTTAAGTTTCAAGTTTCATTTTTCATTGAGCTAAATCTTAAAATAGTTTCTGACTTGCAATTGAACTTTAAATTCATCTCCAAACTTAAAATTGTTCCAAAATTATCCTTGAACTTAACAACGATCGTTTCTAAGATATTTTCTGACGAATATTCGCGAAAAGAGTAATGACGTGTATAAAAGAAACCACGATGGACAACTAATGGCTATATTATGTAGCAATTACAAGAGGTGATAGTGGTAGTGATGGTGGTGATAAAAACAACACCAAAGAgaataaaaagatttagattgaTGAGGGACGAGATTGATAAAATACAAGTCCAGCGTGATTTTCGGGAATAATTTTAAGATAATTTCACCGCAAAAATATCTCAAGACGAACCACattaaatttagagacaatttTAAGTTGAACGTTGTCAGAAATGCAAATTGACATAATTATTGAACCAACCATCTCCGTTGGCCCAAAAGAAATCAAACGACAAACAAACCCACACAAAATAAGCTGCattctttttcttcaattcatTTCTATCACGTTATTTTACATTATTCTAGAATTAGTGACTCATAGTGTAAATATCATTCTATTAAGATTCTTGCATTTTGGAAGATTTGATACATACGACGAGCTGTAGATAAAATTcctttagatatatatatatacaagaattTAAGAATAGCAACGAAAAATATACACAATACATTTTTCACCTTCTTCTTGTGTCTTTGCTAATATTTGTTAATAATCAACCACCGTTGTGATTATTTTTTAAGCTACAAGGAAACATGACCATATATACCATAAtatcaaagaaaaaagaaaacacttCCCCAAGTTTATGCACGAACCTGCTAAAACAAAACTAGCAAACTAACTTGGGTAAGGTTCAGGATAATCCGAGAAAATGGGAAACGGGCTTTCCTTTACACACAAATTTTTGGAATTCAAACTGATAGAACAAGAACCAAATATCATGAACTAGCAAGAGGATGAACAGAAACAACCAAATATCATGAAATAGCAAGAGGATGAACAGAAACCAAACTGCCGACACAAGATATAGAACATATACGTGCAAACGAAAAATTCCCGAGTATCCATCAGATCCTACAACAATCATCTACATTGGTTAATACTTTTATTGCTTCTGTTTGAGCTGAAAACTTGTTCAACTAACAAAGTAATACACAGGCGCTCTCCAAGTGCTGCACAAAAATAATTAGCACCACTCAAATCATGAGCTCAAACATCTAACAGAGTTAGATATAAGATAGAATCTGTAAATGGATGACCAAACTCGGGCACAATATCACATTAAAAGGATATTGAAGTCCTGCAAAACACTAAATGTGCCGACATTATTTTCTCTGTTAAATGGTtcctaaaacatgaaaattctaaaattctACTAGTTAACGCTTACAAACAAAAACGTCTCGATATATAATAGAGAACCATTTCCTTATTCTAACTAATCACGATTCACCTAAATGCAAACTTAATTGCctattaaattaaatagataCTAAAATAAGGATTAACATTGTTTCCTAGCTGCTGCCCATCAAGACATACAATTCAAAGTTTATGCATTAAGAGTAACATCAGAGAAACTAAATCATACTCTACACAAGCACAATCCCACAACACAAACGACAAATTTTCtatgctaatatatatatatataatccagcTCTACAGCCGTCCATATTATTCATTAGAGATGATTCGAGAAATTATATGGTTAGCCTTAGTTATTAATCAAGCTGGAAAAAATTAAACTCAGGATATCAACAGTCTTTCAACAGCAACACCGTTGCAACTCACATTTTGCTGTAatcatctatattttttttttaaacacgaATATATCTCAATAATTAACCGCTCAAAATTGATAGAAGCAACCCAaaatgaaataaagaaaaaaaaaaattaaaggctCACGCAAGATGTGCGTAGCGTTTGAAAGCCTGCTTAACCGTCACGACAGTTCCGGCCACCACTACTCCAACTGCGCCTGCCACGGCCGCAGATCTCACGCCTCCCGAAATCCTATACAGCGCTCCGGTGCCCAGCCCCGCCACCACGCTGTTCCACACGTCGTCGGTGTCTCTCGTCTCCATCATGGCGCTCTCAATCCCGGAATAGAGCAACCCTATGATGCCGAGACGGTTCCCCCAAGTACGTCCAGTGTGGCCGGAAGAATTCAGAATACGGTTGATCCGGAGCTTGAGCGTGTCGCCGGCCTCGAAGGATTTGACGCCGTCTACTAGGCCTCGAGCGCCGCCGCCGATGGCGCCACCGAGGTAACCGCAGCCAGTGTAGAAGGTGAGGTTCTCACCCCAGGATCGACGCTTACGTTCAGCCTCCTCGATGAAGAGGTACTCCGGCGAAGTTGGGAGCTGGTAGAGGTTTCGATTTGGAATCCCGAGGTCCTTGTATGGGTTGTAGAGGCGGATTTCTTTCTTGGAATCGGAGTCCGGTTCGTGATCGGGGGCTTGGTACGCCATAAGAGAAGCTTCCGGACTCTAGGGTTAGGGTTTCGGAGCTGAGAGAAACGGTGAAAAGAGGATTTTGAAAGAGCAACGATGCTTTGTTTTGAAGCTTTGCGTTTTGATGCCTAATCGAACCGCTATGGCGGCGCGTTcggtaaaataaaatattatttttaaaaataaattattttaactttaaattttaaatttcgtttttttttggAAACTCAACCAAGTTCGCCATACTTTCGGCGAAGCTTATGATATTATTAAGATCAATttaactagatatcttttaaaaattgtataatattcagtttttttattacaataatttaaaaaaaataaatacatctaaaaattataaatagatttagtatttttttaaaattaaatacatatttaaaatataaactaaataaaactaaaatttaaaatttaaatataaattttaaatttttatttcagatttaatatatttaattattaatatattacaatttaaatacacatccaaaaatcaaattagttagaatttaaaattttgaatttaaaattctaaaataaatcttATACCATCTTAAATTACTAGTAAAATCTTCACTCCATCAAGAGCTGCAGCGCCTCTCCCTCCTCATCTGTGACCGCTTTCATCTTCTCCCGTGTTGTGCACTTCTCTGCGACGATCTCCTCCTTCGGCGACGCGCACTTTCTCTGCGCATATCCTGGCGCCTTCTCCATCGATGGGCTCCTCCCCGTCCCTGGTCTCCTCTCTCGCGGCACGCACAACCGCCCCCTTTTTTCGCGCCTCCTGTCTCCTTCCCTACGTCGCACTCCTTCTATCTCGGGTAGTTCTGCTTCCTTTTTTCGCttaataaaaagttctatttttttaaatttatgtataataTTGAAAGTgtctgtattttttttcttttttttcaaatgtatttgtgattataatttttttttgcactCATATGTTTGATTTGGAAGTTGTAATGTTAATCTAATTTGGATGTGTCAATACTTAATTTTGGGTGTGTTTATGTTGTTGATTATGttcttatgtacatatataagttttttttatgtgaattttggatgtgttgataaaatatttagagtgcattcttttaggtagcgtttgttttgaggtactgagacagagactgagagactgagactcagtatcgtgtttgttagttcagagactggtactaaaatttctgtctctgtctctaaaatttcagtatttcagtacctccaaaaagtagggacacataggactgaaatttttagagatggaaactgaaactttaataacattttatacctaaaatactttcatttcaattaattaattccaattttaccctttgtgcaaattaaattagagtttcattcttgtttcaattcatgtcttccattttgcaccaaacagaatactgagatttatttcaatccctgtctcttagtctctgtctctcagtctcagtcttttcgtctctgtctctccaccaaacgctaccttaattttggatgtgtatttaagtttaattttttctgtgttcaatatgtaatttagaactataatgacaataatttagatgtgttaatacat contains:
- the LOC112771527 gene encoding mitochondrial import inner membrane translocase subunit TIM23-1-like — encoded protein: MAYQAPDHEPDSDSKKEIRLYNPYKDLGIPNRNLYQLPTSPEYLFIEEAERKRRSWGENLTFYTGCGYLGGAIGGGARGLVDGVKSFEAGDTLKLRINRILNSSGHTGRTWGNRLGIIGLLYSGIESAMMETRDTDDVWNSVVAGLGTGALYRISGGVRSAAVAGAVGVVVAGTVVTVKQAFKRYAHLA